In Leishmania donovani BPK282A1 complete genome, chromosome 1, one DNA window encodes the following:
- a CDS encoding peptidyl dipeptidase, putative — protein MQNPEQAHAPKFSAHTDKIYPDGAFYNRIKAVHDERSSLAGEDLRLV, from the coding sequence ATGCAAAATCCGGAGCAGGCCCACGCCCCAAAGTTCTCCGCCCACACGGACAAGATCTACCCCGATGGCGCCTTTTACAACCGCATCAAGGCTGTGCACGACGAGCGTTCCAGCCTCGCTGGTGAAGACTTGCGGCTGGTTTGA